The Acidobacteriota bacterium genome includes the window GTCCGGGCTGACCGTTTACGACCGCGAGTGATTCCGCCACGCGACGAATATAAGAAGGATCGGCGGGTGGTTTGTCACGGTTTTGTCCGGCGGGTGGATTTTTTTCGGTTTTCGAGGGATTTGGGCGCGTGATGCCGGAACGGATCGGTATTCTCGTCGCGCAGCTCGGTACTCCCGACGCCCCGACCGCATCCGCGGTTCGCCGCTACCTCCGCCAGTTTCTCAGCGACCGGCGCGTCGTCGACACCAATCCGGTCCTGTGGTGGCCGATCCTGAACGGCGTCGTCCTGATGACGCGACCGAGACAGTCGGCGGCGCTCTACCGGAACGTTTGGACCGAGAAGGGGTCTCCGCTGCTGCTGATCACCGAAGCTCAGTCGAAGGGGCTCGAGGAGACGCTTCGATCGTCGGTCGGCGGAGTCGAGATCCGTACGGAGGTGGCGATGCGCTATGGAAACCCGTCGACGGGTTCCGCGATTGACCGGCTGATCGAGTGGGGCGCTCAAAAGATTCTCCTCTTTCCGATGTACCCGCAGTATTCGGCTGCCTCGACCGGGTCGGCCTACGACGAGGTCTTTGCCGAGCTTGGCAAGAAGCGATTCGTTCCGACGCTGCGAGTCGTCCCTCCGTATTACGTCGATCCTCTTTACATCGGAGCGCTGGCGGAATCGCTGAGGGAGAAGCTCGACGCGATGGCCACGCCGCCGGAGAAGATCATGGTCTCGTTTCACAGCATTCCGCAGCGTTACGCGGATCTGGGAGATCCATACGCGGAGCATTGTCGCGCGACGGCTGAGGCTCTTGCGCGGGAAATGGGGTGGGGAAGCGGCGACTATCTGCTGACCTTCCAGTCGCGCTTTGGCCGCGAGCCGTGGCTGCAGCCCTACACGGACCAGATGCTGATGAAGCTCGGAGGGGACGGCGTCGAAAGCGTCCTGGTGATCTGCCCCGGATTCACCGCCGACTGTCTCGAGACGATCGACGAGATCGGAAACCTTGGTCGCGAGCAGTTCGAAGGGTCCGGTGGAGGAGAGCTTCACCTCGTGGCCTGCCTCAACGATCGACCGCGCTGGATCGACGCCATGGCCGCAATCGCAAGGCGCGAGCTCGCCGGCTGGCTGCAGCACTGATCGCTTTCTGCCCGCGGCTTCTCCTCTCTCGCGCGGAAATTGCTTTGCATCCGGGGAGGAGGACACCATGAAGCAAATATTGATGGTCCTGGCGAGCGCGATTGCGCTGATCGCTGCCGGCTGCGGATCGCTCTTCGACGACGACAGCGACGCAACGGCAAGACAGGAACAGTGCTGGGTGGAGATCTACGAGGACGCGCAGTTCGTTCGCGAGACGCCATGGACCCGCATCCAGGGTCCCACCGAGATGAGCAACGTCGACAATCTCGCCGGTCGGAACTGGAACGACAAGATCTCGAGCATTCGAGTCGGCCCTGACGCGGTGGTTCAGGTGTACGAGCATGCCGGATTCCGTGGCGAGGTTCGCGAGTACGATTACGGTCGTTACATCGACAACCTCGACAGCGATCGCCTGAATGATCGGATCAGCTCGCTCAAGATCCGCTGCAGGTAGCGTTTTCCGGACCTGGATTCCCGGGCCCGGGCGTCCGGTTATCGAATGACGAGATGGAACCAGTGCACGTCTACTACGACGGAGGATGCGGGTTGTGCAACCGCTCGGTGAATTGGCTGAAGCGGAAGGAGGATCGCGGACTGTTCGATCTTGCCACTCTCGAGAGTGAGAAGTTCGAAGAGCTCGCCGGCCGGACGAACCGGACGTTTCCCGACAGCATCGTCGTCGAGACGGGCGACGGGACGATTCTGACCCGGTCGGCTGCCGTGATTCATCTGCTGAAACGTCTGGGAGGCGTCTGGAAGATGGTCGGATGGCTGATGTGGATCGTTCCGCGGCCGTTGCGGGATGCGGTCTACGATCTGATCGCGCGGTTCCGCCATCGCCTTTTCCCTGGTCCCGACTCCTGCCCGATCGGTGCTCCTCGAGGCTGAGGGCTGCGTCACTTCCTGAAAATCAGTTGACGTTGCAACGGGTGACGCGACAGACTTGCGCTTCGCGAAACTCGAGGATCGATTTGCCCCTTCCCATTTTCCAGAGTGATCTCAAGGACGTCCTGAAACGGCTTTCGGCGAAGGACTATCAGACCATCGAGGAGCGGGACGAGCTGCTGCAGAGGCTTGCCGCGCTGGACGGAATCAAGCCGCGCGACATCGTCTGGATGCTCTTCCGGCCAGACCGCGCGCTGCGCGATGCCGCGGTCGCCGTCCTCGCGCGCCTCAAGGCTCCCGAGACCGTCGACGTCATCGTCGCCGAGAGCAGCGGGAAGCCTGAAGCCGCTTTCAAGGCGGCCGTTTCCGTCCTCTTCCAGCTGGGGATTCCGGGTGCGGAGGCGCGGCTGATCCAGCTGATGAGCTCCGAGGACGAGCAGAAGGCGGCGACGGCAACGAAGATCCTCTTCGAGGCGCCGGTCACGCCCCAGATCGAGCAGCTCCTCTGGCAGATCGCGACCTCGGGAAGAGCCGAGCAGAAGGCTCCGGCGGTCGCGCGTCTCGCCTCGACGATGGTAAGCGACAAGTCTCTGCCGAGATGGCAGAAGCTGGCGGCCGACGCTGACCGCACCATTCGAAACAAGGCGCTGGAGGTGCTCGCACGCGACGTTCCGGCCGAATCAGTCGACGTCCTCGTGAACCAACTGCCTACGGCCGAGTACACGACCCAGCAGGTGCTCGTCGAGGCGCTGACCCGCGCCTCGCAGGGAAAGGGCCCCGAGTTCGCCGACCGGATCATTCCGCTCATCGCCTCGGGTGATCCGGCAACCCGATCCGCGGTCCTCAAGATCCTGCTCGGAATGAGCCACCGGAAGGAGCTCATCCGGCGCTACATCATGTTCGCGAAGACCCTCGCTGGCTGGGCGCGGGATCGCGCGCTCGACTCGATGAAAGCGTTCGAGGGCGACCTGCTCGAGCCCGCCATCGAGCTTCTGTCCGACGAGGATTCGGAGATCCGATCCGCGGCGCTCGCGCTTGCGGGAAGTTTCGACGATCCGCGGATCGTACCGGCTGCGATCGGGCTTCTCTCCGACGAGGACTGGTGGATTCGGATCTCCGCGGTCGAAACGCTCGGCCGTCAACGCGATCCGCGCGCAGTCGAGCCGATTCTCGCGATCATCAACGATCCGGACGTTCGCTGGAGCGCGGTCGAGGCGCTCGGATCGATCGCGGACAACCGCGCGCTGCCGGCTCTCGGAAAGCTGCTTGGTGATCCGAGTCCCGACGTCCGGATAGAAGTGCTGCAGGCGCTGAGACACTTCAATCATCCGAAGCTCCTTGACGCGATCCGGAACTCGGCCAGGAACGACGAGAACCGCTCGGTGCGGATGCGTGCGGTGGACATCGCGGAGGAGATCGCTGCGCGCGACGCGAAGCCGATGGCAGATGCGAGCGAGCTGCGTGCGGCTGCGCTGACGGCGTCGATCGGGGCCAGCGAGCCGAAGCTCCACCAGATGCTCGTCGCGACGCGAAACCAGGGCGGGTCGG containing:
- the hemH gene encoding ferrochelatase, with amino-acid sequence MPERIGILVAQLGTPDAPTASAVRRYLRQFLSDRRVVDTNPVLWWPILNGVVLMTRPRQSAALYRNVWTEKGSPLLLITEAQSKGLEETLRSSVGGVEIRTEVAMRYGNPSTGSAIDRLIEWGAQKILLFPMYPQYSAASTGSAYDEVFAELGKKRFVPTLRVVPPYYVDPLYIGALAESLREKLDAMATPPEKIMVSFHSIPQRYADLGDPYAEHCRATAEALAREMGWGSGDYLLTFQSRFGREPWLQPYTDQMLMKLGGDGVESVLVICPGFTADCLETIDEIGNLGREQFEGSGGGELHLVACLNDRPRWIDAMAAIARRELAGWLQH
- a CDS encoding DUF393 domain-containing protein; this translates as MEPVHVYYDGGCGLCNRSVNWLKRKEDRGLFDLATLESEKFEELAGRTNRTFPDSIVVETGDGTILTRSAAVIHLLKRLGGVWKMVGWLMWIVPRPLRDAVYDLIARFRHRLFPGPDSCPIGAPRG
- a CDS encoding PilT/PilU family type 4a pilus ATPase, which produces MPLPIFQSDLKDVLKRLSAKDYQTIEERDELLQRLAALDGIKPRDIVWMLFRPDRALRDAAVAVLARLKAPETVDVIVAESSGKPEAAFKAAVSVLFQLGIPGAEARLIQLMSSEDEQKAATATKILFEAPVTPQIEQLLWQIATSGRAEQKAPAVARLASTMVSDKSLPRWQKLAADADRTIRNKALEVLARDVPAESVDVLVNQLPTAEYTTQQVLVEALTRASQGKGPEFADRIIPLIASGDPATRSAVLKILLGMSHRKELIRRYIMFAKTLAGWARDRALDSMKAFEGDLLEPAIELLSDEDSEIRSAALALAGSFDDPRIVPAAIGLLSDEDWWIRISAVETLGRQRDPRAVEPILAIINDPDVRWSAVEALGSIADNRALPALGKLLGDPSPDVRIEVLQALRHFNHPKLLDAIRNSARNDENRSVRMRAVDIAEEIAARDAKPMADASELRAAALTASIGASEPKLHQMLVATRNQGGSDFHLSVEQPPMVRIASELLRAQGAPFTAPQTEAMLKEILREDQWQRLEATKQLDFCYWIPQAGRYRANVFLDQKGYNAVFRVIPEKPPTIAEIGLPPRLAEIAGYHQGLVLICGPTGSGKSTTLAALVNLFNETRNDHVLTLEDPVEFVHPFRNCLVNQREVGTHTTSFARALRAALREDPDVIVIGEMRDNETIELALTAAETGHIVLGTINSTSAPKAIDRIISSFPVDEQAQIRTSLSESLKYVTAQRLLPSKQKHRQVACFEILKADGSIANLIRDEKTYQIYSAMQIGRSRGMQTFDDGLKDLLKRGEIMPETAYLAAEKKEDFEPLVSADFLESLTMV